A window of Roseofilum reptotaenium CS-1145 contains these coding sequences:
- the rplM gene encoding 50S ribosomal protein L13: MTKTYLPSQESLDRKWYVVDADGQRLGRLATEVANILRGKNKPTFTPHMDVGDFVVIINAEKIQVTGKKRDQKLYRRHSGRPGGMKTETFAKLQGRIPERILEKAVKGMLPKNALGRKLFTKLKVYAGPKHPHEAQTPQVLELKTVPEGDN; the protein is encoded by the coding sequence ATGACTAAAACCTACTTACCTTCTCAAGAAAGTCTCGACCGTAAATGGTATGTGGTCGATGCTGATGGCCAGCGTCTTGGCCGTTTAGCGACAGAAGTGGCCAATATCTTACGAGGCAAAAATAAACCCACGTTTACCCCCCATATGGATGTTGGGGATTTTGTGGTTATTATCAACGCTGAAAAAATCCAGGTGACGGGTAAAAAGCGGGATCAAAAACTCTATCGCCGCCATTCTGGTCGTCCGGGGGGAATGAAAACTGAGACCTTTGCCAAATTGCAAGGGCGAATTCCCGAGCGTATTCTGGAAAAAGCAGTGAAAGGAATGCTGCCTAAAAATGCTCTAGGACGCAAGCTGTTTACCAAGTTAAAAGTTTATGCGGGGCCAAAACATCCCCATGAGGCACAAACCCCCCAAGTCTTAGAATTGAAAACTGTACCAGAAGGAGATAACTAA
- the rpsI gene encoding 30S ribosomal protein S9 — protein sequence MQATENQNDRAVYWGTGRRKSSVARVRLVPGQGKMKINGKPGDLYLQFNPQYLSAAKAPLETLGLENDYDILVNVTGGGLTGQADSIRLGVARALCELDPDNRQPLKSEGYLTRDPRAKERKKYGLRKARKAPQYSKR from the coding sequence ATGCAAGCTACTGAGAATCAAAACGATCGGGCTGTTTATTGGGGAACCGGACGTAGAAAGTCGTCTGTTGCTCGCGTACGCTTGGTTCCCGGCCAAGGGAAGATGAAAATTAATGGCAAACCTGGGGATTTGTATCTCCAGTTCAATCCCCAATATCTGTCAGCAGCTAAAGCGCCTCTGGAAACCTTGGGTCTGGAAAATGACTATGACATTCTAGTGAATGTTACAGGGGGCGGATTAACGGGACAAGCGGATTCGATTCGTTTGGGTGTGGCGAGAGCTTTATGCGAGCTAGATCCAGATAATCGTCAACCTTTGAAAAGCGAAGGGTATCTTACCCGCGATCCGAGGGCAAAGGAGCGGAAAAAATATGGTTTACGCAAAGCTAGAAAAGCTCCTCAATACTCGAAACGGTAA